The Flavobacterium faecale genomic sequence CCCAAAATTCATGCGGTACATTTTCGGGGAAAACAATTACTTCGCCTACACCAACTTCTACAAATTGTTCTTTGCCATCAATGATCGTTTTAATTTTGACCTTACCCGACATGATGTAGGTAATTTGCTCGTTTGGGTGTTTGTGCCACGCAATATGAGCACCTTTTTCGAGATTAAAAATGGTCATTTGACCTTTTTCACCATGAAACCATTTGCGTTTGATTCCTTCCCCGATAGTTTCCGATTCCATTTCATCAAAATTGAAGTGCTGCACTTTTGAAGTTGCAACAGAATCTATGGTGTTTACTTGTGCCGCTGTGTTTTGAACGCTAAATGCGCTGATCAAAACAGCAGTTGCGATCGCTATTTTTACTTTCATTATTTTGTATTAGTTGTTAAAACCTTCTAGAACAATTTTACCTTTTGCTTTTCCTGTTTCCAAGAAGGCATGCGCTTTACGTAAGTTTTCGGCGTTGATGCTTCCGAAATTCTCACCTAAGGTTGTTTTAATAGTTCCGTTGTCAATCAAAGTGGCTATTTCGTTCAAGATATTGTGTTGACTAATCATGTCTTCTGTTTGAAACATCGAACGCGTAAACATAAATTCCCAGTGCGTAGAAACCGATTTTGCTTTGAAAGGCATGATGTTGAACGATTTTGGATCATCAATAAAACCAAATTTTCCTTGTGGTTTGATCACTTTTACAATCTCTTCCGCATGTTGTTCGGTAGCATTTAAGCTTACAATATAATCTGGAGCAGCAAGCTTGTATTTTTCGAATTCTTCGCTCAATTTATTTCGGTGGTTGATTACGGTGTCTGCACCCAATTCTTTCAGCCAATCTGTTGTTTCTTCGCGTGAAGCGGTTCCGACAATTTTTAGTTTTGTCAATTTCTTAGCTAATTGAACTAAAATTGATCCCACACCACCAGCAGCACCAATAACCAAAATTGATTTGTTAGCATCATCTTTGGCTACTTCTAATCTGTCAAACAACATTTCGTAAGCGGTAAGAGAGGTCAATGGCAAAGCAGCAGCTTCGGCATACGATAAACTTGTTGGTTTTTTACCCACAATGCGCTCGTCTACCACTTGATATTCGGCATAACTTCCTTGGCGTGTGATATCACCTGCGTACATTACTTCGTCTCCAACTTGGAACAAAGTCACGTTTTCACCCACTTCTTTCACGATTCCGGTAGCATCCCAACCAATGATTTTCCAGTTGTCGCCATCAGCAGGCATATTGGCACGTACTTTATAATCAGCAGGATTTACGGAGATGGCCTTGATTTCGACAAGAATATCTCTTCCAGTTGCTTTAGGCGTTTCTACGGTTACGTCCTGTAGTGATTTTACATTTTCTACAGGTAAATTTTCTTTATATCCAATTGCTTTCATTTTCGTATTTTTTATAAATTATATTACAGTGATAATTTCACTTTGTGGTAATCTAGATTTTGGTGTTTTTTCTGTTGAATTAAAATCAGATGCGGTTCTGTAGCCAATTGAAACAGCCACTAAAGAGGTGAATCCTTTTGCTCTTAATCCGAATTCTTCATCTAAAGCTTTTATATCAATACCTTCCATTGGCGTTGCATCGATACCTAAAGTGGCAACTCCTAACAAAAAGTTACCAATGTTAAGGTATACTTGCTTCTCCATCCAATGCTGATAATCTTTTAATTCATATTTATGAATGTCAGCAAAAGCGTTCATTCCTCCTTGCATTCCTTTCTTTATGTCATCATTTGGCAATCTTCCGTCTTTATCTTGTACCTCTAAAAGGTGATTAAAATAGGCGTCATCTGCGCTTTCATTTGTTTTTGAACAAAACAATACAACTGCTGATGCATTCGTTATTTTTGGTTCATTAAAATGAAAAAAACCTTGGGTTCCTTTTGTCATACGTGCTTTTCCTTCAGTTGTTTCAGCAACTATAAAGTGCCAAGGTTGCAGGTTTACACTTGAAGGACTCATTCGTAATAAATTTTTAACCTGTGCCATATCTGTTTCAGATATTTTTTTGGTAGTATCAAATTCTTTCGTGGTGTATCTCCAGTTTAATGTTTCTTGTAAATTCATTTTATTATTATTTTTTTATACTATCATTTTTATAGTGGCAAAAGTAAGTATAGTAATTAAAACTCACAAGAACGGTCATAAAGTATAGTAATGAATTTTTTATTTAAGTAGTTGTATGTTAATTAATTAACAGTTTAATTTTTTACTATAAAAAGTATAGTGGTGTGATTATATATTGCATACAAACTTTGCGCATTGTAAAAATACTAAAATGATAATTAGTAGGCGTTTAGTTAATGTAATCAAATAGCCTCCTTATACCTAGGCTTTACAAATTTGAGCCATTTGTCTAAGGTTTCCACGAAATACGGTACTTATGACAATTCAGAATTTCAAACGAGATGATGTGCAGGTAGGCGCGGGTTACATAAGTCAACTAATACAAGATTAACTATTTGATCAATTGAAATCTACCACTATTTTTAAAATTCTGTATCAGTAGTAAATTTTGTAAATTTGTGTAAACATATACTAGTCCAGCTACCACTTCTAAAATTTTGAACTATGCAATCTATAAACTTTACTGCCTACACAGAGAATTTAGAGCAAATAGAAGCAATTAAAGCTTTTATGAAAGCCTTGAAAATTAAATTTGAAGTTTCAAAAGAACAACCATATAATCCTGATTTTGTTGAAAAAATAGAAAAAAGCAAGCAAGAGTTTATAGAAGGTAAATCTACTCGTGTCAAAAAAGAAGATTTACAAAGTTTTTTAGGCTTATAATGAGTTACCACTTAGATTTCTCGAATCAAGCTAAAAGCGATATTGAATTCCATAAAAAATCAGGAAACAAAGCGGTCTTAAAAAAACTACTTATTTTATTGAACGACCTAATAGAGCATCCTTTTGAAGGAACAGGAAAACCTGAAGCTTTGAAACACAACTTAACAGGATGCTGGTCACGTTGAAGTAACCAAGAATACAGACTTGTTTATGAAGTCCTCGAAAATAACATATTGCTGTACTCTGCCAAAGGACATTATGGTTAATTCTCAAAAAACACTTTTACTTCTAATTCTTTAAATATTTGTATCATTTTACGTCTTTTTTTATAATTCAGGTAGATACAATTGTGCCATAACAAGTACAAAAAATAGTTACTAAGATTAGGTTACATATTACATGTTCCCAAGAAATACGATACTTATGACAATTCAGAATTTCAAACGAGATGATGTGTTGGTTTGTGCAGGTTAAAAGTATATTTTTCGAAATTGTGAATATCTATTCGAATTAGATTCTAGTTATTTAACCTATAAAATCTATCTTTGTTTTCCTTAAAAAAATAGAACAAGATGAGTGCAATGTGGTTTGAATGCAAGATAAAATATAGAAAAACAGATGAAAACGGTGGTCAAAAAGTCACATCAGAACCTTATTTGGTAGATGCACTTTCATACACCGAAGCAGAAAGAAGAATCAACGAAGAGATGGCTGCTTATGTAAGTGAAGAATTTAAAATCACCAACATCAAAGTGGCTAACTATGCCGAGATTCACCCGTTTGAAAACTCTGACCGTTGGTTTAAATCGAAAATCGCTATGATTGCTTTTGACGAAGAGTCTGGAAAAGAACGCAAAACCAATATGTATTTTCTAGTGCAAGCTAATGATGTGCGTGAGGCATATGATAACACCATGCACACGATGCAAAACACAATGGGTGAATTTGCCATCACAGCTATCAATGAATCACCAATTATGGACGTTTTCCCGTATTTTAGCGGTGAAGAGGACTCATTGGAGCAACTAGAAAAATTTAACACAACCAAAGCGTCAAAACCAGCTCCTGTTGAAGAAGAAGTAATTGACAATATGGAATTTGAAACTGAGATTTCTAGTAACTAGAAAATTCCAATCTTTGTAATACAACAAAACCCGATAGCTCAATACTATCGGGTTTTTTGATTAAACGAAAACCTGCAGCAGAAATTCACCTTAAACATTATTAAAGAGCACAGGTAACTTGCCATAAAATTTAGTTTTAAATAAACAGAATAACCATACAAAATATCAAAAATGATTTGTACTATTGCATTTTAAAATCTAAATAATCTCTTATGAAAAAAATTAAATTTGTAGCAGTACTAACGATCCTATTATCCTCATTTTTAATGACCTCATGTAGTACTGACGATACACCTAGCAACGACGGAACCTCAACGGATGGTTTTTGGCCATTGGCAGTGAACAATCAGTGGAATTTTAATGACAATGGAACAAGTACATCAACCATAAAAATAACTGGTACCACAAGTTTCTCTGGAACAACTTACTACCAACTACAGGAACCAAATCCTTATAATTTAGATTTTTGGGTAGTAAAAAAAGGAGCAACATACTACCTTAAAGTTGCAAAACTAACAATTACAGAAAATGGAACTACTATTACAATACCAAGCTACGAAGCACCCGTTTTAAAAGAAGATTTGGCAGTAAACACTAGTTCCTCTGGAACTGTGAATTTAAGCGTAACAGGAACAGCAGGTGGGCAAACAATCAACTTCCCTACTACAATTAAATATACCCTTACAACTCTAGAAAAAGGAGGTACGCTTACTATAAATGGAACAACTTATACAGATGTACTAAAATCTAGCCAAAAACAAGAGGAAACCATCAACGGACAAACTACGATTGCAGAAAGTACTACTTGGTACGCAAATAATGTTGGACCAATAAAATCAATTACAAAATCGGACGGTATTACAACTGAAAGTGTCATAATAAACTACATCTTAAATAACTAAAACAAAATATTAGACATAATAAGATATACAAATAAAGCAGCTAGCGTGACGTAGATGGACTTTAAACGCATTTATTACTTACTGCACAATAACATGTTCTGTCTACAAGCACAGCAGCAGCTTTTCAATCTTGATACGTAGTATAAAGCAAAAACCCTTTCAAAGAATTTCTCTGAAAGGGTTTTTTTTTATAGAATCTACTTAACTACAAATCAAATCCAATTTTTACGCCCAATTTACTAGCGATGATATTGGTAATTCGTTGTTTCAATTCAGGTATTTTGATTCCTTCGATAACTGCATTCGAAAAAGCATACATCAACAAAGCTTTAGCTTCTTTTTGTGGAATACCACGTTGTTGCATATAAAACAAAGCGGTTTCATCCAATTGTCCAACGGTACAACCGTGAGAACATTTCACATCATCTGCAAAAATTTCCAATTGCGGTTTTGCGTTGATCGTCGCTTTTTCACTCAACAAAATGTTGTTACTTTTTTGAAAAGCATTTGTTTTCTGCGCCTCTCTCTCTACATATACTTTTCCGTTGAAAACTCCGGTAGAGCGATCAGAGAAAATACCTTTGTAGTCTTGAAAACTTTCGCAATTTGGCTGCGCATGATTCACAAGTGTATAATGATCAACATGTTGTTTGTCACCAATAATCGTGATTCCGTTTAAGGTACTTGTCAAATTTTCACCAAAGTGATAAAAATTCAAGTTGTTACGAGTAATATTTCCACCAAACGAAAAAGTATGCACATATACATGACTCTCTTTTTGTTGTGAAACATACGTACTGTCTACCAAATTAGCTTCGGCAGCGTCATTCTGAATCTTATAGTAATCAACAATAGCACGCTTCTCTGCATAAATCTCAGTAACTGAATTGGTCAGTACAGGATTTTCGCTTAAACTCTGGTGACGTTCAATAATTTGCACATGAGCGTTTTCGCCCACAATTACAAGATTACGAGGTTGCACCATCAAAGCTGCTTCACTACCCGTTGAGAAATACATGATTTCGATAGGTTTGTCTGCTACTTTATTTTTTGGGATATTGATGTAAGCACCTTCATTTGCAAACGCAGTATTCAAAGAGGCTAAACTCTCGTCTTTACTTGCTATTTGATTGAAGTAGGTGTCTATAATTGCTTTATATTTTGGTTTGTTTAACGCCGATGACATCAAACAAACATCGATTCCTTCGTGGGTTGTAGAGGACAAGTTTGAGCTAAAAACACCATCAATAAATACCAATTTATAAGTATCCATTTCGTGCAAGAAGTATTTTTTTACTTCCTTGAATTCAACTGCTACGTCACTCTTTGGAAAAACCGTAAAGTCATTTTTTAAGATGGCATTTAGTGAGGTATATTTCCAAGCTTCCTCTTTTTTGGTTGGGAATCCTTTATTTTCAAAGTTCTTCATGGCCGAAGTTCTCACGTCATGCAATTGTGAATGCACATCAACACGTTCTTCAAACGCCATAAAAGACGATACTAATTTTTCTTTTAATTCCATTTTGTTTAGTTTACAGATTACAGTTTCAGTTAACAGTCTCTAGACTTGATACTGCGACTGATTACTGATTTTCTGCTTTAATCCAATCGTATCCTCTTTCTTCTAATTCTAAAGCTAGAGATGCATCTCCAGATTTTACAATTTTTCCGTTCAATAGAACATGAACGAAATCAGGAACGATATATTCTAATAATCTTTGGTAGTGCGTAATAACTACTACAGCGTTTTTCTCGCTTTTTAGCTTGTTTACACCATTAGCAACGATACGCAATGCATCGATATCCAATCCTGAATCAGTTTCATCAAGGATAGCCAATTTTGGCTCTAACATTGCCATTTGAAAAATCTCATTACGTTTTTTCTCTCCACCAGAAAATCCTTCGTTCAAAGAACGAGAAAGGAACTTACGGTCGATCTCCAATAATTCTGATTTCTCACGAATTAATTTCAACATATCGCTAGCAGCCATTTCTTCTTCTCCTTTTGCTTTACGAGTTTCGTTTATAGCGGCTCTCATAAAGTTGGTTACAGAAACTCCTGGAATCTCTACTGGATATTGAAAAGAAAGAAACACTCCTTTGTGTGCTCTTTCTTCTGGAGCTAATTCTTCCAAATCTTCTCCATCCAAAGAAACACTTCCTTCGGTAACTTCGTAGTTTTCATTTCCTGCAATAACCGCAGACAAAGTACTTTTTCCAGCACCGTTTGGTCCCATGATTGCGTGTACTTCTCCTGCTTTTACTTCAAGATTGATTCCTTTTAATATTTCTTTATCCCCAATTGAGGCGTGTAGATTCTTGATTGATAACATGATGTTTATTTTGTTTATTCGTAATGTCCTTTTAATGAAATGATACTTAATATATCTATGATATTTTCATCTATTATTTCGTAAATTATCCTATGTTCATTATCGATTCTTCTTGACCAATAACCCGCTAATCCATACTTTAAAGCTTCTGGTTTCCCAATTCCTTCGTAAGGATTAATTTGAATTGCTTTGATCAATTCTGAAATCTTCTTTATGATTATCTTATTCCCTGATTTTGACCAAAAATCTAAATCCTTTTTGGCTTTTTTAGAAAATACTACTTCCATAAAGCATCTAATTCCTCCATAGTCATTTTTATTCCTTTGCCGTCTCTGACTTCTTTTGCTGCTTCCAAAATCTCTTTTACAAACTCAGGATTATATGGTTTATCAATCTTTTCTTCGATTTCAAAACCAAGCGATTTAGCCAACGATTTCAACACTGGATAATCTTTTTTCTTAACATTTTTTAAAATGAGTTCCATACTGATTGTAATTTAAGATGATATTCAAATTTACAAAAATTATCCCACCGAACCTTCCAAAGAAATTTCCAATAATTTTTGTGCCTCAACAGCAAATTCCATTGGTAATTTATTCAAAACTTCTTTACTAAAACCGTTTACGATTAGAGCAATTGCTTTTTCAGTCGGTATTCCACGTTGGTTACAATAGAAAACTTGGTCTTCACCAATTTTACTAGTGGTTGCCTCGTGTTCTATTTTGGCTGTTGGATTTTTACTTTCGATATAAGGAAAAGTATGTGCTCCACAATTATTACCCATCAACAGTGAGTCACATTGTGAAAAGTTACGTGCATTGTCTGCATTTGGCGATATACGTACCAAACCTCTATAACTATTTTGTGATTTTCCGGCAGAGATACCTTTCGAAATAATGGTGGACTTGGTATTTTTACCCAAGTGCATCATTTTTGTTCCTGTATCTGCTTGTTGGAAATTATTGGTTACAGCGATCGAATAAAATTCTCCAACTGAATTATCTCCTTTTAAGATAACCGATGGATATTTCCATGTTACTGCCGAACCTGTTTCTACTTGTGTCCAAGAAATTTTTGCGTTTTTCTCGCAAATTCCTCTTTTCGTTACAAAATTGTAAACCCCACCTTTACCCTCTTTGTTTCCAGGAAACCAGTTTTGAACAGTAGAATATTTAATTTCAGCATCATCAAGGGCGATCAATTCAACAACTGCTGCGTGCAATTGATTTTCGTCACGACTTGGCGCTGTACAACCTTCTAGGTAAGACACATAACTACCAGCATCTGCTACAAGTAATGTTCTTTCAAATTGACCTGTACCGGCTTGGTTAATTCTAAAGTAAGTCGAAAGTTCCATTGGACATCTCACCCCTTTTGGAATATAACAGAAAGACCCGTCTGAGAAAACAGCCGAGTTCAAGGCAGCATAAAAGTTGTCTTTTTGCGGCACTACAGTTCCCAAATATTTACGAACCAATTCTGGATGCTCTTTGATAGCCTCAGAAATACTCATAAAAATGATTCCTTTTTCTCCCAATGTTTTCTTGAATGTCGTTGCAACCGATACGGAATCGACAACGATATCCATCGCTACATTGTTCATCATTTTTTGCTCATCGACAGAGATACCCAACTTTTTGTACATTTCCAAAAGTTCTGGATCTACATCGTCAAGTGTTTTGTTAGGATCAATTGTTTTTGGTGCCGAATAATACGAGATCGCTTGAAAATCTGGTTTTGTATAATGAACATTTGCCCATTCTGGCTCCACCATTTCTTCCCACGCTCTAAATGCTTCGATTCTCCAATCGGTCATCCATTGTGGCTCTTCCTTTTTTAACGAAATAGCACGAACAATGTCTTCATTTAAACCAATAGGAAACGTTTCCGATTCCAATTCGGTATAAAATCCATACTCGTATTCTTTGTTTTCTAATTCGACTTTTAAGTCGTCTTCGGTGTATTTTGACATTTGTATTGTATAGATTTAAAGACTTTGAAAGGTGTAAATCACCACTAGTCTTAAATTATTTTTTTATTCTAAAATTAAAAACAGATTGTTCTACAAAGAAAATGACTCTCCACAACCACAAGTTCTTGTCGCATTAGGATTATTGAATACAAATCCTTTTCCGTTTAAACCTCCTGAAAACTCCAAAATCGTCCCTGCCAAATACAAGAATGATTTCTTTTCAACAGCAATCGTGATATCATTATCTACAAATATCTTATCGTCATCTCCTTTTTTGTCATCAAATTTTAAATCATATGACAAACCGGAACAGCCACCACTCTTCACGCCTACTCTTACATAGTCTTTGGCAGCATCAAAACCATCGTCTTTCATTAAGTCGACAATTTTCTTTTTGGCTTCGTCTGAAACTTTTATCATTTGCTTATTTTTTAAGAACCAACTAGCAACTTTTACACCGCTATATTGATTTTGTCTAAATTAACTGCAAAGATAGTGTTTAAAAATCTTTTTTAACAACTGATAACATTTTTATAACTAATAAGAGAATAGAAATTATTTATCGAAAGCAAAACAAACAAGCTCTTTATTTATCGAAAATTAAAAAAGTCTAGCTCTACTATCTTATTAATTAGCAAACAGACAAAAATAGCGAAATCAAAATCTAGATTTTAACAGTCTAAAAAACTAACTATCAGTTTATCAACCAAGAAGCCACTACTACTTCTCTTATAATTATTCTGAAATATTATCGCCTTTTGTTTTTATTAACAAACTAAATAGTATATTTTTATCGCCGAATATTTTTACTTTAAATTATAACAGTCATCTATGGAAAACTTTTCGTACACGAAACAAAACTACGCCTTACAATTCAATGGTAAGGGTGGCGATTTTTTTGGCATTATTATGGTCAATTGGCTTTTGACAATTATCACACTTGGTTTTTATTACCCTTGGGCAAAAGCTAAAAAACTACAGTACCTCTACAAATCAACATCTTTAAACGAAGATAGCTTTGCTTTTCATGGTACCGGAAAAGAAATGTTTAAAGGTTTTATTAAAGCAATTGGGTTTTTCGTTATAACGATTACAGTAGTATCTGTTGCATTTTACTTTGCAGACATTTTGCACTTAATCCCTTTTACACTTTACCTTATATTAATAGCAGTTTTACCAATTGCCATTCATGGTTCGTATCGCTATAGAATGTCACGCAGTTCGTGGAGAGGTATCCGATTTGGATATAGAGGTGACCGCAAAGAGTTCACACTTTTATTTTTCAAATGGATTGGCTTAACCATTATCACTTTAGGATTTTATGGTCCATGGATGGCCATGCACATGAGAAATTATCTTTTAGGAAACGTTCGTTTTGGCGATGCCGAATTTAACTATGAAGGTGATGGGGGAGATTATTTCATATTAAACCTTAAAGGGTATTTGCTAACATTAGTCACGCTAGGTATATATATGTTCTGGTGGCAAAAAGATTTGTTTGACTATTATGTAGACAATTTGAGCATTCAAAAAGGGAAAGATTCTATCCAATTCAACTCAACAGCTACTGCAGGTGGGTTTTTCAAAATTATCATTACAAACTTACTATTGGTGATTTTTACTTTGGGTCTTGGTTATGCTTGGGCAGCAACGAGAACCATGAACTTCATTTTTAATAATATTGAAGCAGAAGGTGATATTGATTTGAATACCCTAATGCAAACCGAAGAAAATTATAAAGATGCAACTGGCGAAGACGTTAGTGATTTTTTAAATTTAGATACTATTATGTAAATCATGAGCAACAAAACAACTGCTGTATTCTATGATGGCAAAACGGCTATTCCTCAACAAATAGCCGTTTTGTTGCATAAAGCACATGCCACAATCGAATTCCAGACTATAGATCTTGAAACCATCAAATGGCAAATCAGAGACATTTCTTTTGACAAACGAACTGACAGCTTGTTCTTGGAACACGGAAAAGATACTTTGCAACAACTTAAAATTGAAGATTCAGTTTTTATTAAAGAACTTCAGTCGTACCGAAAAGACAACGGCCAAATTGGTTGGTACCAAAACCTACTCGATCTAGGAACCACTTCGCATGTTGTTGTTGCACTTTCGATCCTAGCCATCATTGCCTTGTGTTATGTATATGCGATTCCGTGGGTAGGTGAAAAATCGGTAGTGTTAATTCCTGAAGAATATGATGACAAATTGGGTAGCTCCGCTTTTCTAGAAAATGAATATTTTGTCTCTGTGGATGCTGCCAAAACCAAAACCTTGAATGAATTTGCAGCACAGCTACAACTGCAAAACACCAAAAAACTTAAATTTACCGTAGTAGATTCAGATGAAGTAAACGCTTTTGCATTGCCAGACGGAAACATTGTTGTCTTTACAGGAATTCTGAAAGAAATGAAGAACTATGACGAGTTAGTGGGTTTACTAGGTCATGAAGCTTCACATGTTAACAACCGACATTCGATGAAAATGCTTTGTCGATCGCTCTCTGGCTATTTATTTGTATCTATAATTTTGGGAGATGCCAATGGTGTCATGGCGGTTATTGGTGATAACGTCAATAGTTTACAATCTCTTTCGTTCTCAAGAGAATTTGAACGTCAAGCAGATGAAGATGGTTTTAAAATTTTGGTCAAAAACAAAATCAATCCACAAGGAATGGCTAATTTGTTTCAAAGATTGAAAAAAGATACATCCATCACAATTCCAGAATTTTTGAGTTCGCACCCAGTTACAGACGATCGAATTTCGACCATTACCAAAATGATAAAAGACGACTCTTTTTCGTTTACTGAGAATCCAAACCTAAAACGATTATTTGTAGAGCTAAAGCGTTAATTGTTAAAACACGCTCAAAGTTCACCCTTACCAACGGATAATATGTTTGAATTTTCATAAATTGCAATGTCAAAACACTTATTTCTGACTGTTTAAAAAATGAATAATCAATGAAACTATATCCAATAGAAACCGGAAATTTCAAACTTGATGGTGGCGCTATGTTTGGCGTAGTACCCAAAACAATTTGGAACAAAACCAATCCCGCAGACAACAATAACCTCATCGATATAGCAGCGCGCTGTTTATTGATCGAAGATGGTAATCGCCTAATTTTGATTGATACCGGAATGGGCGACAAGCAATCCGATAAATTTTTTGGCTATTATTCCCTTTGGGGATCCCATACCATGGACAAATCTTTGGCGAAATATGGTTTTGCAAGAGAAGACATTACCGATGTGTTTTTTACGCACCTACATTTTGATCATTCTGGTGGCGCTGTACAATGGAACAAAGATAAAACGGGCTACGAACCTGCTTTTAAAAATGCAAAATTCTGGAGCAACGAAGACCATTGGAAATGGGCTACTAAACCAAATCCAAGAGAGAAAGCCTCGTTTTTGTCTGAAAATATTTTGCCAATGCAGGAAAGTGGTCAGCTTCATTTTATAAACAAAGCCGACGGAGATTATGGTTTTGCTAGTGAAATGGACTTTTCGATTTTTTATGCAGACGGTCATACCGACAAACAAATGATCCCGATTATAAGTTACAATGGCAAAACAATTTGTTTCATGGCCGACTTACTTCCTACCGCAGGACACATCCCTATCCCGTATGTGATGGGTTATGACACGCGCCCGCTATTGACGATGCCCGAAAAGACAAAATTTCTAGAAGAAGCCGCCAACAATAATTACTATTTATTTTTGGAACACGATGCGCACAACGAAATCATTAGGGTGCAGCAAACTGAAAAAGGCGTTCGACTGAAAGATGTTTTTAAGAGCGAAGATATCTTTTAAACTTTCGATAAAAAAAATTTAACCAACTGCAAAACACCATTCTGAGCCTTGATTTGATAGTACTAAAATGAAGTTTGAAAGCCCACTCCTTTCCGATTCAACAGAAAAATGTGCTTTTAGGTGGCATATTTTCAATAAAAAGTACTAACATACTGTTAAGTCTGTGTATTGTTTAAAATAAATCTGTACTTTCGAATATTATTGTAAAATCTAATTTAACATTATGAATAGTTTCAAACCATTCTATATTTCTGCCTTTGCCATATTGGTGCTTAGCAGTTGTAGTACTCAAAAATCAGCATTTAACTTCAGCAAGTTTAGTCCAATAACTGCACCTTTAAATGTAACCAAAAAAGCAGCTTTAAAAGAAGCAGATCTTAAACGTTGGAGCCATCTTGACATTCAAAAAGACACCGTTCCTGGAATGAGTGTTGACAGAGTGTATGCTGAATTGCTAAAAGGCAAAATGGGCCAAAAAGTAATTGTCGGAATTATAGATTCTGGTGGAGACATCGAACACGAAGACTTGAAAGCCGTTGTGTGGACAAATCCTAAAG encodes the following:
- the sufB gene encoding Fe-S cluster assembly protein SufB; translation: MSKYTEDDLKVELENKEYEYGFYTELESETFPIGLNEDIVRAISLKKEEPQWMTDWRIEAFRAWEEMVEPEWANVHYTKPDFQAISYYSAPKTIDPNKTLDDVDPELLEMYKKLGISVDEQKMMNNVAMDIVVDSVSVATTFKKTLGEKGIIFMSISEAIKEHPELVRKYLGTVVPQKDNFYAALNSAVFSDGSFCYIPKGVRCPMELSTYFRINQAGTGQFERTLLVADAGSYVSYLEGCTAPSRDENQLHAAVVELIALDDAEIKYSTVQNWFPGNKEGKGGVYNFVTKRGICEKNAKISWTQVETGSAVTWKYPSVILKGDNSVGEFYSIAVTNNFQQADTGTKMMHLGKNTKSTIISKGISAGKSQNSYRGLVRISPNADNARNFSQCDSLLMGNNCGAHTFPYIESKNPTAKIEHEATTSKIGEDQVFYCNQRGIPTEKAIALIVNGFSKEVLNKLPMEFAVEAQKLLEISLEGSVG
- a CDS encoding HesB/IscA family protein, with translation MIKVSDEAKKKIVDLMKDDGFDAAKDYVRVGVKSGGCSGLSYDLKFDDKKGDDDKIFVDNDITIAVEKKSFLYLAGTILEFSGGLNGKGFVFNNPNATRTCGCGESFSL
- a CDS encoding YjgN family protein encodes the protein MENFSYTKQNYALQFNGKGGDFFGIIMVNWLLTIITLGFYYPWAKAKKLQYLYKSTSLNEDSFAFHGTGKEMFKGFIKAIGFFVITITVVSVAFYFADILHLIPFTLYLILIAVLPIAIHGSYRYRMSRSSWRGIRFGYRGDRKEFTLLFFKWIGLTIITLGFYGPWMAMHMRNYLLGNVRFGDAEFNYEGDGGDYFILNLKGYLLTLVTLGIYMFWWQKDLFDYYVDNLSIQKGKDSIQFNSTATAGGFFKIIITNLLLVIFTLGLGYAWAATRTMNFIFNNIEAEGDIDLNTLMQTEENYKDATGEDVSDFLNLDTIM
- a CDS encoding M48 family metallopeptidase, with the translated sequence MSNKTTAVFYDGKTAIPQQIAVLLHKAHATIEFQTIDLETIKWQIRDISFDKRTDSLFLEHGKDTLQQLKIEDSVFIKELQSYRKDNGQIGWYQNLLDLGTTSHVVVALSILAIIALCYVYAIPWVGEKSVVLIPEEYDDKLGSSAFLENEYFVSVDAAKTKTLNEFAAQLQLQNTKKLKFTVVDSDEVNAFALPDGNIVVFTGILKEMKNYDELVGLLGHEASHVNNRHSMKMLCRSLSGYLFVSIILGDANGVMAVIGDNVNSLQSLSFSREFERQADEDGFKILVKNKINPQGMANLFQRLKKDTSITIPEFLSSHPVTDDRISTITKMIKDDSFSFTENPNLKRLFVELKR
- a CDS encoding MBL fold metallo-hydrolase; this translates as MKLYPIETGNFKLDGGAMFGVVPKTIWNKTNPADNNNLIDIAARCLLIEDGNRLILIDTGMGDKQSDKFFGYYSLWGSHTMDKSLAKYGFAREDITDVFFTHLHFDHSGGAVQWNKDKTGYEPAFKNAKFWSNEDHWKWATKPNPREKASFLSENILPMQESGQLHFINKADGDYGFASEMDFSIFYADGHTDKQMIPIISYNGKTICFMADLLPTAGHIPIPYVMGYDTRPLLTMPEKTKFLEEAANNNYYLFLEHDAHNEIIRVQQTEKGVRLKDVFKSEDIF